Below is a window of Candidatus Eisenbacteria bacterium DNA.
GTCGTTCAGGAGCGCGACGACCGCCTGGATCATACCGGTCGAGTAGGCGTCGAACTCCTCCTTCGTGAAGTAGGGAACTCGCTCGTCAGCCTGCTGCGCGCTCGCGCGCCCGCCGGGCTCGAGCGTTCCTTCCCGTCCCATCCGCGAGCTCGCCAGGGGACCCGACGCCGGATCGAGACGGGAGAGATCGCCGTCCCGGGCCGCTGGCGACTGCCCCCGCTCGAAGCCGAAGGCGAATCCCGCATCCGTCCTCGTGACGCGGAAACCGCTCACCGCGAGAACGGCGACCAGGCACGCGGCGACGCTTACGGCCCATGGAGTCGCGGTAAGCACTCCGCGCAGCCGCGCCGCCCAACCTACCCGGCCGGGGACCGCGACGGGGCGCGACTCTACGCCGGCGTCGTCGTCGACAAAGACGAACCGCGGGGGCTGATCGGTCACGTCCCAGGTCCCCAGAAAGGATCGAGAGGCGACCAGGTCTTCCCAGTGGGCGCGCAGTTCGTCGTCCTCCTCGATGAGCCGCCTGAGCATGCGCTCCTCGTCGCCCGAGAGCTCCCCATAGAGGAGGGCGACAAGTTTCTCGAGACGTGGATCGAGGGGATTCTCCGTCATCTCGCCGCGCCTCCCGTCCCTCATCTCCTCGCGCCTCTTGTCTGTCATCTCGTTGTGCCTCCCTCGGGGCGGATCCGCGCTCGCGCCCCGCCTTCGATCATCCGGCGGCCGCGCCGTCCATGATCCGTTCCCGCGCTCAGCCGGCCCCCTGCTCGCCAAGCATCCTTCGCACCGAACGCAGGCCGTAGAAGATCCTTGTGCGGACCGTCGCCGCCGGGACTCCCGTGATCTCCCCGATCTCCTCCGAGCTGAACCCGTGATACTCGCGAAGCATGATGGCCCACCTCTGTTCCTCCGGGATCTTGCCGAGAATCGCCTCCGCGGTACGCATCATGACCCCCCGCTCCATCGCGGCGTGCGTGCGGTTCTGCTCTGCCATCTGCATGGCGAAGGGCCCGCTCTGCTGATCTTCCGCATCGATGGATCGAACCTCCGTCCTGCTCCTCGGGGAGCGGAACCGGTCTCTTATGAGATTGAGGGCGATGTGATGCAGCCATGCCTTGAACTTGCCCCCCTCCCGCAACTTCTTAATCTGCAGATAGGCCTTGAGCAACGCCTCCTGGCAGATGTCCCTCGCGTCCTCGCTGTTGCCCAGGTTCCTAAGCGCGAAGCGATAGATGCTGGTCTCCCAGCGCGCGGTCAGCTGGTTGAAGGCCTGCGTGTTTCCCTGCTGCGTCAATGAGACGAGCTGTTCGTCGCTCAGGGAGTCCAACCCGCTCCTCCTGCCGCCGGCGATCCGGATCTGCCGTATGTCGGTGGGTCCATTCGACCGGAGGGTAGACCGTCTTCGTCTGTCTGTCCCGGAGGATGGTTCCTCAACCGCGTGTACCCGGCTAGACGCCGAGGGGCGTTCCCTCGTTCAAAGTCATCGGCGAGCGCGAAGGCCCGCGCAGGAGGGGCTGCGGCCGATCGACATGCCGGGGGGGGACAGTCAACGCAATATAGGACAACAGGTTAGGCACAGTCCTCGACCGGCCGCCCCGGGTCTTGTCGGGGTGCGCCGATGCAAACGGTCGGCCTGGCGGAGCGGTCGCCTCAGGAGAACAGATCCGACTGCCCCGACCAGACCTGGTCCCACCTCTTCCCCAGGCAGGAAAGGACAGCCTCCGCGATCGGCCGGATCTGTTTCTCGATGTAATGCTCGTAGTCGAGGGGGTTGCGAGCCCCGTCCGCGGGCTCCGGTCCCGCGGTCGTCATGACGTAGTTCACGAGCCTCCCCTCGCGCTCCGTCATCTGCCTGGCCGCCTTCACATGAGGGGGAGTCGTCTTCGTGTACTTCTCCGGCTCCTTTCTCAGAGCCTTGGTATAGACCAGATCGGCGTCGCGGCGGCCGGTCCGGATCTCTTCGACCATGGACCGGATAAACTCCTCGACCGGCTCGTCGCGGAAGACGCGCCAGAGGAGATCGTGCTGGAAGCGCTTCGCCAGCTCCGTCCAATCCCTCCTGGCCGATTCGAGCCCCGTGAAGACGATCTCCTCCTGGTCTCCACGGACGATCAATCCCGCATAGCGCTTCTTGCTCCCTTCCCGGGAGTGCCTGAGACCGGGCAGGAAGAAGCGGTCGTAGAGCCTCTCGAACTGCAGGAATAGCCTGCTCTCGACGCCGTAGGCCTCCCTCAGGTGTCGCGCGAGCGCCTCGTTCGCCCGCGCCGCGAGCCGCTTCCCCAAGGCGAGAGCCTCCTCTCGGCTCCCCGCTCCGCTCGCGATGAAGAGCGAGTCGGTATCCCCGTAGAGGACGCGAAATCCCTCATCCTCCATGAACCTCTTCGTCCAGAGCAGAATCGTCTGACCGAAGCGGGTGATCGCGTTCGCTGTCGGCGGCGAA
It encodes the following:
- a CDS encoding RNA polymerase sigma factor, translating into MRQIRIAGGRRSGLDSLSDEQLVSLTQQGNTQAFNQLTARWETSIYRFALRNLGNSEDARDICQEALLKAYLQIKKLREGGKFKAWLHHIALNLIRDRFRSPRSRTEVRSIDAEDQQSGPFAMQMAEQNRTHAAMERGVMMRTAEAILGKIPEEQRWAIMLREYHGFSSEEIGEITGVPAATVRTRIFYGLRSVRRMLGEQGAG